A genome region from Thermoanaerobacterium xylanolyticum LX-11 includes the following:
- a CDS encoding DUF4339 domain-containing protein translates to MNSQNSMYYRNEFQKSELENLPIEDRNANWYYVHNSKRIGPVSAKEIYQLVKNGRLDSNSLVWRKGFKNWTKLSLTAFATITNNVPPVLGSEVNNSYVWWLAFIPIVGIVIENALSFILNKSIDRLWHITYILNCIFVSADKKRLQEAGYNTNKLGSFWFVPIYLFKRAKLLNQSKSYAIVWCVTFALITFSPSTILSNSILNLGYGDSILINSVKNSHIDGYPLKTLGEAIDGYIKDAKWTSFVDSDNSKYVNVEGIINYNGKPAKILLQYKVNTHNNTYSFNAMEIDGEPQSALLYLNLIKEMFSANSDISAAQNNTNDNAANTNVANNNIDNTTTNEENSEDNVASEEQQPYGSDEIYFKPYTNSKYGFYIEYPDYFSQKDLSVDGSGLEFVTGDNTTLEVYGENNIYQKDLETYYINDLKNIDGEIKYKALGDDWYVISWEDSSFIHYKKSFIGNGSINTFIFTYPKEQAAYYNDIVEYIEDSFKPGDLSMPH, encoded by the coding sequence ATGAACTCTCAAAATAGTATGTATTATCGTAATGAATTTCAAAAATCAGAATTAGAAAATTTACCGATTGAAGACAGAAATGCAAATTGGTATTATGTTCATAATAGTAAAAGAATTGGCCCTGTTTCTGCAAAAGAAATTTACCAGCTTGTTAAAAATGGCAGATTGGATTCAAACTCGTTAGTATGGCGCAAAGGTTTTAAAAATTGGACAAAATTATCTCTTACGGCATTTGCAACAATCACTAATAATGTACCACCGGTCTTAGGAAGTGAAGTCAATAATTCCTACGTTTGGTGGCTAGCTTTTATACCTATAGTTGGAATTGTAATTGAAAATGCATTATCTTTTATTTTAAATAAAAGTATAGATAGATTATGGCATATTACGTATATATTAAATTGTATTTTTGTTTCGGCTGATAAAAAAAGATTACAAGAAGCAGGGTATAACACTAATAAATTAGGTTCCTTTTGGTTTGTACCGATTTATTTATTTAAAAGAGCGAAACTTTTAAATCAATCAAAATCGTATGCCATAGTATGGTGTGTTACATTTGCATTAATAACTTTTTCTCCATCTACGATATTAAGTAATAGCATACTAAATTTGGGATATGGCGATTCGATTCTGATTAATTCTGTTAAAAATAGTCATATAGATGGATATCCATTGAAAACTTTAGGTGAAGCAATTGACGGATATATAAAAGATGCAAAGTGGACATCTTTTGTAGACAGTGATAATAGTAAATACGTAAATGTAGAAGGAATAATTAACTATAATGGAAAGCCTGCAAAAATTTTGTTGCAATATAAAGTAAATACCCATAATAATACTTATAGTTTTAATGCTATGGAAATCGATGGTGAACCGCAAAGTGCATTATTATATTTGAATCTTATAAAAGAAATGTTTAGTGCAAATAGTGATATTTCGGCTGCTCAAAACAACACAAATGATAATGCAGCGAATACTAATGTTGCAAATAACAATATTGATAATACGACTACTAATGAAGAGAATAGTGAAGATAATGTGGCAAGTGAAGAACAACAACCTTATGGCAGTGATGAAATATATTTTAAACCGTATACTAATTCCAAATATGGATTTTATATAGAGTATCCAGATTATTTTAGTCAAAAAGATTTATCGGTTGATGGTAGTGGACTAGAGTTTGTAACAGGCGATAATACGACTTTAGAAGTATATGGAGAAAATAATATATACCAAAAAGATTTAGAAACATATTACATCAATGACTTAAAGAATATAGATGGAGAAATAAAATATAAAGCATTAGGTGATGACTGGTATGTAATATCTTGGGAAGATAGTAGTTTCATCCACTACAAAAAAAGCTTTATTGGCAATGGAAGTATTAACACTTTTATTTTTACATATCCGAAAGAACAAGCTGCTTACTATAATGACATTGTTGAATATATAGAAGATTCTTTTAAACCTGGTGATTTGAGCATGCCACATTAA
- a CDS encoding glycosyltransferase: MKIMFIVYHDIHTEARTQEILQCAKKIGKTFFVSFSKPDNQEGVISLLTGNGIRNYRMFIFDAIKYIRQIKPDVVILHDNYTAIILRWLLLHKKRPFIIYDSSELYIDTKPRRIKEYIAKIMQYYENKYLRYADVIIAANNERASIMKEYFQLEKMPLVFDNIHRIDDAYNKEECDNKFGILFKKNKFTAVYAGGISRDRMTYELADAFGKLGDDFSLIIIGNAREDEKVYFEKYIEEKGYKNVSYLGFISRAEFRYLLNRANISISAFSQDTINNKFCASGKVYESLFEGTPILVTENPPLKELCIKYHVGVSTNNFAEGLKELKENYTMYCEYVNNYIKKLNYNERIDKLTIALKEMIEGNIRC, from the coding sequence ATGAAAATAATGTTTATTGTTTATCATGATATTCATACTGAAGCACGTACTCAAGAAATTTTACAATGTGCAAAAAAAATAGGAAAAACATTCTTTGTATCATTTTCAAAACCTGATAATCAAGAAGGAGTTATTTCATTATTAACAGGCAATGGCATTAGAAATTATAGAATGTTTATATTTGATGCTATTAAATATATAAGGCAAATAAAACCAGATGTAGTTATTTTACATGATAATTATACGGCTATAATATTAAGATGGCTGTTATTGCATAAAAAAAGACCATTTATAATATATGATTCTAGTGAATTGTATATAGATACTAAGCCAAGAAGAATTAAAGAATATATTGCAAAAATAATGCAGTATTATGAAAATAAATATTTAAGATATGCTGATGTGATAATTGCTGCAAATAATGAAAGAGCTAGCATAATGAAAGAATATTTTCAGCTAGAAAAGATGCCATTAGTTTTCGATAATATTCACCGCATTGATGATGCCTATAATAAAGAAGAATGTGATAATAAATTTGGAATTTTGTTTAAAAAAAATAAATTTACAGCCGTATATGCAGGAGGGATTAGCCGAGATCGAATGACATATGAATTGGCAGATGCATTTGGAAAATTGGGAGACGATTTTAGCCTTATAATAATTGGTAATGCTAGAGAAGATGAAAAGGTATATTTTGAAAAGTATATCGAAGAAAAAGGATATAAAAATGTTTCTTATCTTGGTTTTATTTCACGTGCTGAATTTAGATATTTGCTAAACAGAGCAAATATAAGTATTTCCGCATTTTCACAAGATACAATAAATAATAAATTTTGTGCTTCAGGAAAAGTATATGAGAGTCTTTTTGAAGGAACCCCAATTCTTGTCACAGAAAATCCACCATTAAAAGAACTTTGCATAAAATATCATGTTGGAGTGAGTACTAATAATTTTGCTGAGGGTCTGAAAGAATTAAAAGAAAATTATACGATGTATTGTGAATATGTAAACAATTATATCAAAAAATTAAATTATAATGAAAGAATAGATAAATTAACAATTGCTTTGAAAGAAATGATAGAAGGGAATATAAGATGTTAG
- a CDS encoding SDH family Clp fold serine proteinase encodes MIYYSGWLQKWEIATNTIGYDYKNNDEDKTGFMSCIHTLDRSKGLNLILYTPGGELAATESLVYSLRDMFGNNKRVIVPEIAMSADTKIVCASQIIIMGKHSSLGPIDPQYSGLPTYGVIEEVEKDIFRIVFGKKPKRA; translated from the coding sequence ATCATTTATTATTCCGGATGGCTTCAAAAATGGGAAATTGCAACAAATACAATTGGGTATGACTATAAAAATAATGATGAGGATAAAACTGGTTTTATGTCTTGTATACATACATTAGATAGATCTAAAGGGTTGAATTTAATATTGTACACTCCCGGCGGTGAATTAGCAGCTACTGAATCACTTGTTTATTCCTTGAGGGATATGTTTGGCAATAATAAACGGGTTATTGTCCCAGAAATAGCAATGTCAGCAGATACAAAGATTGTTTGTGCTTCACAGATAATTATTATGGGGAAACATTCGAGTTTAGGACCTATTGATCCTCAATATAGTGGGCTTCCTACCTATGGTGTTATTGAGGAAGTGGAAAAAGACATATTCAGAATTGTCTTCGGCAAGAAACCAAAACGAGCATAA
- a CDS encoding glycosyltransferase family 4 protein, producing MKIVHICLAGSYNDNWNYQDNIIPKYHKIAGHDVTVITSIFINSKNNVGYEKVSPGEYFLENGVKIIRIPFIKFILNNVVEKLRLYQGTYEKLELEKPDFIFIHGLQFLDIYQVVKYLRKNRRVKVVVDNHADFSNSARNFLSRNILHKVIWRYCAQLIEPYTTRFYGVLPARVDFLKTVYKLPEEKVELLVMGADDEKVKEARNENVKKEIREKYNIKPDDFLIITGGKIDNAKKQTLLLMEAVKKIKSDKVKLIVFGSVIEDLKDEVNILADGEKVQYIGWIPADKTYNYFAAADLAVFPGRHSVFWEQVVGLGIPMIVKYWEGTTHVDVGGNCIFLYKDSEEEIREKILYLIDNPEVYKKMKDVAEKNGIKKFSYSSIANQSINVN from the coding sequence ATGAAAATAGTACATATATGCTTAGCTGGATCATATAATGACAATTGGAACTATCAAGATAATATTATACCTAAATATCACAAAATTGCAGGACATGATGTGACTGTAATTACATCGATTTTTATCAATAGTAAAAATAATGTAGGGTATGAGAAAGTAAGTCCTGGAGAGTATTTTCTGGAAAATGGAGTTAAAATTATAAGAATTCCATTTATAAAATTCATATTAAATAATGTAGTTGAGAAATTACGATTATACCAAGGTACATATGAAAAATTAGAACTAGAAAAACCAGATTTTATTTTCATACATGGACTTCAATTTCTTGACATATACCAAGTTGTTAAGTATCTTCGTAAAAATAGAAGAGTTAAAGTAGTAGTGGATAATCATGCTGACTTTTCTAATAGTGCTAGGAATTTTTTATCTAGGAATATTTTACATAAAGTGATATGGCGGTATTGTGCTCAACTGATAGAGCCATATACTACTAGGTTTTATGGTGTTCTACCTGCAAGAGTCGATTTTTTAAAAACTGTATATAAACTTCCAGAAGAAAAAGTAGAATTACTTGTTATGGGGGCAGATGATGAAAAAGTAAAGGAAGCAAGGAATGAAAATGTTAAAAAAGAAATAAGAGAAAAGTACAATATTAAGCCAGATGATTTTTTAATCATTACGGGTGGAAAGATTGATAATGCTAAAAAACAAACTTTACTTCTTATGGAAGCTGTTAAGAAAATTAAAAGCGATAAAGTAAAACTGATAGTTTTTGGCTCAGTAATAGAAGATCTAAAAGATGAAGTGAATATTTTGGCAGATGGAGAAAAAGTGCAATATATTGGATGGATTCCAGCTGATAAAACATATAATTATTTTGCAGCAGCAGATTTAGCTGTATTTCCAGGAAGGCATTCTGTTTTTTGGGAGCAAGTTGTAGGCTTAGGTATACCTATGATTGTAAAGTACTGGGAAGGAACAACTCATGTTGATGTCGGTGGAAATTGTATATTTCTTTATAAAGATTCAGAAGAAGAAATAAGAGAGAAGATTTTATATTTAATTGATAATCCAGAAGTATATAAAAAGATGAAAGATGTGGCTGAAAAGAATGGGATTAAAAAATTTTCATACTCAAGTATTGCTAATCAAAGTATAAACGTCAATTAA
- a CDS encoding glycosyltransferase family 2 protein → MYEPLVSVVIPFYSRVDWLIEATESVLAQTYKNIEIIIVNDGSPEKISEFLERYSSKITYVYQENKGAAAARNVGIKLSKGEYIAFLDADDVWMPNKLELQISMMIEKNSWWSHTNYVTFGLGKKEKIIDVSNFNGDIFPLCIISSPIATPSVVMRKCIFIDNPNIRFDETMKYGEDSMLWLQVSIKYKLLAIHQPLVKVRIRGSNSALMAYSQIKARADIWDKIKTDKIFNCKIKLSIFIKIAFCYCSVLYKLLNNLENKLDENFIEIISKFLYVFPWIIFKIEKKYLLNNRNR, encoded by the coding sequence ATGTATGAACCATTAGTGAGTGTCGTAATACCATTTTATAGTAGAGTAGACTGGCTAATTGAAGCGACAGAAAGTGTCTTGGCTCAGACATATAAAAATATAGAAATTATTATTGTAAATGATGGTTCTCCAGAAAAAATTTCTGAATTTCTAGAGAGATATAGTTCAAAGATAACATATGTCTATCAGGAAAATAAAGGTGCTGCAGCTGCAAGGAATGTAGGAATTAAGTTAAGTAAAGGTGAATATATTGCATTTTTAGATGCTGATGATGTTTGGATGCCAAATAAACTTGAGCTGCAAATATCTATGATGATTGAAAAAAATTCATGGTGGTCTCATACTAATTATGTAACTTTTGGGCTTGGTAAAAAAGAAAAAATAATTGATGTATCAAATTTTAATGGAGATATATTTCCTTTATGTATTATATCAAGTCCAATTGCAACGCCCAGTGTAGTTATGAGAAAGTGTATATTTATTGATAATCCTAATATTCGATTTGATGAGACTATGAAATATGGCGAGGACTCAATGCTTTGGTTACAAGTTTCTATTAAATATAAACTTTTAGCAATACATCAACCTCTTGTGAAAGTGAGAATTAGAGGTTCTAATTCAGCATTAATGGCTTATTCACAAATTAAAGCTAGAGCAGATATATGGGATAAAATCAAGACTGATAAAATATTTAATTGCAAAATAAAGTTAAGTATTTTTATTAAAATAGCATTTTGCTATTGTTCAGTTTTATATAAATTATTAAATAATTTAGAAAATAAATTAGATGAGAATTTTATCGAGATTATTTCAAAATTTTTATATGTATTTCCTTGGATAATATTTAAAATTGAAAAAAAATATCTTCTTAATAATAGGAATAGGTGA
- a CDS encoding RAMP superfamily CRISPR-associated protein codes for MVIKEQLCFVIEEGENMINLEFYITDYGYTDYNGNKFIPGSTLKGMLRSYLLNYEQRSINDDIKDFFNWLLDNLNNDIKAIKENNYVWLYEEYCKTKKSLKDKKDKVSNYFYLNFLDYDSIQRLKKIFLNYKEEYEIFKNYKKDIVFYNDLLGWYKDIPDDVIMFIENLYKKQFENYIDTYITESKQMKMLNCDDSEGSYAA; via the coding sequence ATGGTGATTAAGGAACAATTATGTTTTGTTATAGAAGAAGGTGAAAATATGATTAATTTGGAATTTTATATTACAGATTATGGATATACTGATTATAATGGAAATAAGTTTATTCCTGGATCAACTTTGAAAGGAATGTTGCGTAGTTATTTACTTAATTATGAACAACGCAGTATTAATGATGATATTAAAGACTTTTTTAATTGGCTATTGGATAATTTAAATAACGATATAAAAGCGATAAAAGAAAATAATTATGTATGGTTGTATGAAGAATATTGCAAAACCAAGAAGTCGCTGAAAGATAAGAAAGATAAAGTTAGTAACTATTTCTATCTAAATTTTTTAGATTATGATTCAATACAAAGATTGAAAAAGATATTTTTGAATTATAAAGAGGAATATGAAATATTTAAAAATTATAAAAAAGATATTGTATTCTATAATGATTTATTGGGATGGTACAAAGACATACCTGATGATGTAATTATGTTTATTGAGAATTTGTATAAAAAACAATTTGAAAATTATATTGATACATATATAACTGAGAGCAAACAAATGAAGATGTTAAATTGTGATGATAGTGAAGGCAGCTATGCTGCATAA
- a CDS encoding O-antigen ligase family protein: MNTLLTINKQRKRISISILMILTIIVYILFAFKRIKFSFASKIDDIPLNNEVWLFPIILIFKYLIIKKERLFDKNLIILYCGLIIDILIGGFNMDSPAQYIYAILQLMVPMFFIFSITKNDLLYIDLFIKLSIMFCLVYSLLAIVTSRNYGLFLEILGDRIKYQYLSQYRASLMLGSSITVSYYLNMMLPLCFYFYYTTTENKWKILSFITIILNFIATLVLLSRLSFFISIFVMVYYLLFSRSNNLTRLKRIEIIILAIGVGIYSSKIFNLSRLFIGFNDESTLERLKAINLGIYLFIQYPILGTGLGRYFTRVYSNRNILVDGIQGLVDPHNTYVMVLSEMGIIGFIILTMIFISIISKFKYIEDTILRKTAYMTVIVYILGAFGGSQLLNEISYSTLLWIYFSLFRAVSIRDYSYKKSNSKLKQ; the protein is encoded by the coding sequence ATGAATACATTATTAACGATAAATAAACAACGAAAAAGAATATCAATTTCTATATTAATGATACTAACAATAATAGTTTATATTCTCTTTGCTTTTAAAAGGATTAAATTTTCTTTTGCTTCTAAAATTGATGATATACCATTAAATAATGAAGTTTGGTTGTTTCCTATTATATTAATCTTTAAATATTTAATAATTAAAAAAGAAAGATTATTTGATAAAAATTTAATTATTTTATATTGCGGATTGATTATAGATATCTTAATAGGTGGATTTAATATGGATAGTCCAGCTCAATATATTTATGCTATATTACAACTTATGGTTCCTATGTTTTTTATATTTTCAATTACAAAGAATGATCTTCTTTATATTGATTTATTTATAAAATTATCAATTATGTTTTGCTTAGTATATTCTTTATTAGCAATTGTTACATCACGTAATTATGGCCTATTTTTAGAAATATTAGGAGATAGAATAAAATATCAATATTTATCACAATATCGTGCTTCATTAATGTTAGGCTCTAGCATAACAGTTAGTTATTATTTAAATATGATGCTTCCGCTTTGCTTTTATTTTTACTATACAACTACTGAAAATAAATGGAAAATATTAAGCTTTATTACGATAATTCTAAATTTTATTGCAACTTTAGTTTTATTATCAAGATTATCTTTTTTTATATCAATTTTTGTAATGGTATATTATTTATTATTTAGTAGAAGTAATAATTTAACTAGACTTAAAAGAATTGAAATTATAATTTTAGCGATAGGAGTTGGAATTTATAGTTCAAAAATTTTTAATTTATCGCGTTTGTTTATTGGATTTAATGATGAATCTACATTAGAAAGGTTAAAAGCTATAAATTTAGGGATTTATCTATTTATCCAATATCCTATATTGGGAACAGGATTAGGTAGATACTTTACCCGTGTATATTCAAATCGAAATATTTTAGTTGATGGTATTCAAGGATTGGTAGACCCACATAACACATATGTTATGGTTTTGAGTGAAATGGGTATTATTGGATTTATTATATTGACTATGATATTTATCAGCATAATAAGTAAGTTTAAGTATATTGAAGATACAATATTAAGAAAAACTGCTTATATGACAGTTATTGTTTACATTTTAGGTGCTTTTGGAGGTTCACAATTACTCAATGAAATAAGTTATTCTACACTATTATGGATTTATTTCTCGCTATTTAGAGCTGTAAGTATACGTGATTATAGTTATAAAAAATCAAATAGCAAATTAAAACAATAA
- a CDS encoding UDP-glucose dehydrogenase family protein, giving the protein MKISIAGTGYVGLVTAVCLAEIGHNVTCVDIDEKKIGILNEGRSPIYEPGLEELMVKNKERLTFTTDYKNAYKDTDVIFIAVGTPEKKDGSANLQYVFGVTKQIAESIQQDCIIVVKSTVPVGTNDKVERVLRENLKKDVHVEVASNPEFLSQGTAVKDTLNANRIVIGVETKYAEEVLRKVYDGFGLPYVITDRRSAEMIKYASNDFLALKISYINEIANLCEIVGANIEDVAKGMGMDPRIGDKFLKAGIGYGGSCFPKDTKALNWLANFNDYELKTIKAAIEVNENQKIKLIKKARKYYDNFSGLNVAVLGLTFKPGTDDLREAPSLQNIPILLEDGANIKAWDPVGIENYKKIYPKEIKYCNTIEETIKGADICFIFTEWPEINKFDISLFSKLMKYPLILDGRNCYDLEKVKKAKIIYESVGRNTVNNLLEK; this is encoded by the coding sequence ATGAAAATATCAATAGCAGGAACGGGTTACGTTGGACTAGTCACAGCAGTATGTCTTGCAGAAATAGGACACAATGTAACCTGTGTAGACATTGATGAGAAAAAGATAGGAATTTTAAATGAAGGAAGATCTCCTATCTATGAACCCGGACTTGAAGAATTGATGGTTAAAAACAAAGAAAGGCTAACATTTACAACTGATTATAAAAATGCTTATAAAGATACTGATGTTATATTTATAGCTGTTGGGACTCCAGAGAAAAAAGATGGTTCGGCGAATTTGCAGTACGTATTTGGAGTTACTAAACAAATAGCAGAATCAATTCAGCAAGATTGTATCATCGTAGTAAAGTCAACAGTTCCAGTCGGAACTAATGATAAAGTTGAACGGGTGTTAAGAGAAAATTTAAAGAAAGATGTACATGTTGAGGTGGCTTCAAATCCCGAATTTTTATCACAGGGTACTGCTGTAAAAGATACATTAAATGCGAATAGGATTGTCATAGGAGTCGAAACAAAATATGCAGAAGAAGTATTGAGAAAAGTATATGACGGTTTTGGACTTCCATATGTGATAACAGATAGAAGAAGTGCTGAAATGATAAAATATGCATCAAACGATTTTCTTGCTTTAAAAATTTCGTATATAAATGAAATAGCAAACTTATGTGAAATAGTTGGTGCTAATATAGAAGATGTTGCAAAAGGCATGGGGATGGATCCTCGTATAGGAGATAAGTTTCTAAAAGCTGGCATAGGTTATGGTGGTTCGTGCTTTCCAAAAGATACGAAGGCGCTAAATTGGCTAGCGAATTTTAATGATTATGAGTTAAAAACTATTAAAGCTGCAATCGAAGTGAATGAAAATCAAAAGATAAAACTTATTAAAAAGGCAAGAAAATATTATGATAATTTTAGTGGTTTAAATGTCGCAGTCCTCGGGCTTACATTCAAACCAGGTACAGATGACTTAAGGGAAGCACCGTCACTGCAGAATATACCTATTCTTCTAGAAGATGGAGCTAATATTAAAGCATGGGATCCTGTCGGAATTGAAAATTATAAAAAGATATATCCTAAAGAGATAAAGTATTGCAATACGATAGAAGAAACGATTAAAGGTGCTGATATATGCTTTATTTTTACTGAATGGCCTGAAATTAATAAATTTGATATATCGTTATTTTCAAAATTAATGAAATATCCTTTGATTCTTGATGGAAGGAATTGCTACGATTTAGAAAAAGTTAAGAAAGCTAAAATCATTTATGAATCAGTAGGAAGAAATACAGTTAATAATTTGCTAGAAAAATAA
- a CDS encoding polysaccharide biosynthesis protein: MGKSIRKYILILIDVLLINIAFFMAFFLRFDYHVVEPYFTLYRQSFIIFTLANISTFIFFKQYHKIWRYVNLKDLIDLMVVITMGSAVSSLILFLLQIHLPRSIYPLSWLLNIILIISSRMFYRYIMSNSKVKIKNIVFKNTLIIGAGSAGQMLIRELRAHPEIGLKPVAILDDDKSKIYRSMEGVPIVGTLDDIIKAVKENEIDEVIYAIPSASRTVLRKVIDSLSELHMKVKTLPGIYELVNGKVSVSQLRDVDINDLLGRDPIKIDLDEISSYIKGKRVMVTGGGGSIGSELCRQIAKFNPSHLIILDIYENNMYDIQQELLRKYPDLRMTCLVASIRDEKKLNIIFKEYKPEIVFHAAAHKHVPLMEDSPHEAVKNNVYGTLNLVRCANTYGVKRFVMISTDKAVNPTSVMGATKRICEMIIQSFDRMSKTEFVAVRFGNVLGSNGSVIPLFKKQIAEGGPVTVTHEDVRRYFMTIPEAVQLVIQAGAMAKGGEIFVLDMGEPVKIIDLARDLIRLSGFEPDVDIPIKITGLRPGEKLFEELLMTDDKYTSTKHDKIFIEKPGFNDYDGLVLTLEKYKSKIDDMDTYEIKEFIKSIVPEYNTPEHVTLDEVVATTINSK; the protein is encoded by the coding sequence ATGGGGAAAAGCATAAGAAAGTATATACTTATTCTTATAGACGTATTGTTAATCAATATTGCTTTTTTTATGGCCTTTTTCTTAAGATTTGATTATCATGTAGTAGAGCCGTATTTTACATTGTATAGGCAATCATTTATAATTTTTACATTAGCAAACATATCTACATTTATATTTTTCAAGCAATACCATAAGATATGGCGGTATGTCAATTTAAAAGATTTGATAGACTTGATGGTCGTTATAACAATGGGAAGTGCCGTATCATCACTTATATTATTTTTATTACAGATACATTTGCCAAGGTCTATTTATCCATTAAGCTGGCTTTTAAATATTATATTGATTATTTCAAGCAGGATGTTTTATAGATATATAATGAGCAATTCTAAAGTAAAAATAAAAAATATAGTTTTTAAAAATACTCTTATAATAGGTGCTGGAAGTGCCGGGCAAATGTTAATAAGAGAATTAAGAGCACACCCTGAAATTGGATTAAAGCCTGTAGCTATTCTTGACGATGATAAATCAAAGATATATAGGAGTATGGAAGGTGTACCTATTGTAGGTACATTGGATGATATAATTAAAGCAGTCAAGGAAAATGAAATTGATGAAGTGATATATGCAATTCCTTCTGCGTCAAGGACGGTATTGAGAAAAGTAATTGATAGTCTAAGTGAATTACATATGAAAGTAAAAACTCTTCCTGGAATATATGAACTAGTGAATGGCAAAGTATCTGTTAGTCAGTTACGAGATGTAGACATAAATGACTTATTAGGAAGAGATCCAATAAAAATAGATTTAGACGAAATAAGCAGTTACATAAAAGGTAAGAGGGTAATGGTAACTGGTGGAGGTGGATCGATAGGTTCAGAATTATGCAGGCAAATAGCGAAGTTCAATCCATCACACCTTATAATTCTTGATATCTATGAAAACAATATGTACGATATACAGCAGGAATTATTGAGAAAATATCCAGACCTAAGAATGACGTGTCTTGTGGCTAGCATAAGAGATGAAAAAAAGTTAAATATCATATTTAAAGAATATAAGCCTGAAATAGTTTTTCACGCTGCTGCACATAAACACGTTCCATTGATGGAAGATAGTCCACATGAAGCTGTTAAAAATAATGTATATGGAACATTAAATCTTGTCAGATGTGCTAATACATATGGTGTTAAGCGCTTTGTCATGATTTCAACTGATAAAGCTGTTAATCCTACAAGTGTAATGGGTGCAACAAAAAGGATTTGCGAAATGATAATTCAGTCTTTTGACAGAATGAGCAAAACTGAATTTGTTGCAGTTAGATTCGGCAATGTTTTAGGCAGTAATGGCAGTGTAATACCATTGTTTAAAAAACAAATAGCAGAAGGCGGACCTGTAACAGTTACACATGAAGATGTAAGAAGATATTTTATGACAATACCAGAAGCGGTTCAATTGGTAATACAAGCTGGTGCTATGGCAAAAGGTGGAGAGATATTTGTACTTGATATGGGAGAGCCTGTAAAGATTATAGATCTTGCGAGGGATTTGATACGCTTATCTGGTTTTGAACCAGATGTGGATATTCCTATTAAGATTACAGGGCTAAGACCTGGTGAGAAATTATTTGAAGAATTGCTTATGACAGATGACAAATATACGTCAACAAAACATGATAAAATCTTCATTGAGAAGCCAGGATTTAATGACTATGATGGCTTAGTTTTGACATTAGAAAAATACAAGTCAAAAATAGATGATATGGATACATATGAGATAAAAGAATTTATAAAGTCGATTGTACCTGAGTATAATACACCTGAACATGTGACATTAGATGAAGTTGTCGCTACAACAATAAATAGCAAGTAA